In Podospora pseudocomata strain CBS 415.72m chromosome 4, whole genome shotgun sequence, the genomic stretch ATGTCATTCACAAGGTggacaccaccaaaccagaGAACCTATTCAGCATGTGGACAGGTGAGTTTCTGACTCGACTCGGCTCTCTGCGGCCCAAGTCGTGCTAACACACTATCGCAGTTTTCGCCAGATGCCGTGACTCAGTTGCCCACGGCAGAAGACTAGAAAACCTCAGCTGGCGCCTCTGGAACAGAGAAACCTTTTGCTGCGAGAACGGTGAAGTTCTCGTCTCGTCCTCCGCCACAAGCCAACCCCGAGATATTCAGTATCCTCGCGGCGCGAGCGATGAGGAGCTTCCGCAGCTCTCCGCCAGCGTCGACTCGGTCGCTGACGAAGAGGCCGTTGACCTTTCATCCGAGCAAGCCCCCTTGGACATTGTACGCCCAAGGATACTCAGACAGGATTCTTGCGCCAGCAGCCGTAGTCGAGGCCGTGAAAGGCACATCACTTCGGAcgagttggagaagatggtcgTTCAGATCATGGATGGAAAGgcccctcttcaacccatTGAGTACACGCTCCCTGCATCGATCGAAGAGAAGCCATCGTGCCCACCCGACAGCGAACACTCCGGCTCCACTACCGACGAATCCCCCCAGACCTCCGAACACAACACTCCTCATTCCCTGCCCTCAGAGCCCGAAAACACTCCCGAGGAGCCGGCAATGCAGACAATTGTGACCCGTGGCTTTTCCACCTCTCCATTGCCTGCGTGCCGTATCACCTCGCCAGCCGCTTCTCCCGCTTCTCACAATGACGCCATCCCTCTTCCTACTGAGGCCCCAGCGCCCAAGTTTGTCCAGCCTAAGAAGCAAGCTGCGAGGTTTGCTCTTGGCGGTTCTGGGTCGTGCTCATCGGGCTCAGATAACTCCTACAGCCCCGAAAAGGTCGAGATCAGAAAGCAGGTCCCGGCCAAGTCCAAGATGTTCCAGCTTGGAGTTGCCTCGTCAGACGAGGATGGATCTCTCAAGGTCCCCGAAGTCCTCAACAGAGCCCCCTCCGTGATGAACGCGCACAAGAAGACTGCTTCCTTCAACAACGAGGTGGTTACCCAAACATTTGAGTCTTCTGCTATCAGTGACTCTGAGTCCGAGTATCTTGACGAGAGCGcaattgatgatgatgaggatgactgggaggaggacgagtcGGCCGAGGAGAGTGGCAAGTCAAGCATGGAGGACAAGATCCACTTCAAGCGCGTTGACTCAACTGCCAACCTTACCTCAAGGCGATCTCTCCTTACTCTCGCTTTGGCGGGCAACAGCGGTCTTAGCCGTGCTCAAAAGTACTCCAATATTGCTTCGCAGTCTACCTCGGCCATCCCCCGCACTCGGGCCGCACTTAACGGACCATCCGTCGTCGCTTCCCCGAATGACTCGGATGACGCGCCACTCATGATGAAGAACAGGGGCCCTTCTCGCGCCCCTCCAATGCGCCCGATCACCGAGATTCCTCGGTCCCAAGCTCAGCCCATCAACACAATGGCCATGGGGATGCACCATCAGGCCGCCTTCTCCCCGCGCACCACTCGGCGCAACATGCTGGCTACCGAGCTCACAGAGTCTCTCCGAAGAAACCTTCTCCACGAACGGTCGCAAAAAACGTCGACTGCTAATGCCGTCCTTAAGCGACGCCACACTTCCCACGATGTTGCCAATCTCAAGCAATATCCAGAACGTCCTTACATGAAGAAGGGCAACGAGACCAACAACCGGGTCTGGGACGACCAAGTCTTCGACAAGAACGCCTTCACCGGCTACCATGCTCAAGGCTGGTAAACACCCACCGGCCAAACACATCAACCACGACATATAACCCATCATCGCACATAACACACACGTCTTTACTTTTAAGATACCCAGGGAGGCAGCAACCGTGGCATCTGGCAAGCGGTCATGCTGTCGTGTATTATTTTTTGATTCGAGCATTTGCGAAAGCGGCTACGGTTTTACGACACATCATGCATGAATCGGAAGGCGTTTTGCAGTTTAATGGGCATCTTTTCATTCCGGCATTGCATTCATCAATTCGACCCCTTAATATCTGGgaggtgggaaaggggaaacTAATTTGGGGGTCGAAtggtcttgggcttggcATGGCTATGGTTTTTGACCGATGTTTACAATGGATGGCATCACTGCCCTCGGGCTCTCTTTGGTTGGGAGAGCTTTTCTGCTTTTCATCATTGTGCAAACATTTGAACCggcgtttttctttttctttttttttggttttggggtcACATGATACCACGATCAGTCAGCATTGTTTTTCCCCGACCTGATCGACTGTTTTTATCTTCTGTCATAGCAATTGGTCATGGGATTGGGCCATTGcaagttttttttctttcttcacatgcacacacaacacaccacgcatcaaaaaaaaaaaaagaggagcAACGAAAAAGGGTCGGACGGACTGGCGGTGGGCTTTAGGTGGGCGGGGGTGTATGTACGTTATGGCTGAGCCGGATCGGACCCTTCTcctggtcgtggtggtggtggtggttggcaaAGTTGTGTGGGGCATGCAGAGCTAGcaaggaggaaggggtggtgggtggtggtgacaaaAAAGAATTGCGTGTTGCAAAACAATGCGggctggatggatggagggagatggggggaaagAATAGGAAGCTAAAATTCCTTGATTATGAAAAGGAAAatgaacaaaaaaaaaacagaaaatTAACTCAAAAAGAACAGAACAAAACAAAATGAAAATTATTATGACAACTAGTTGTGCTTATTGCTTGATTGTGACTGCTGCTGTGATTTGATGATCCTTTAAGGAGCGGTATTGTGTGACCTTATCCTAGGTCCGGGAACATACGGCACTGTCAAATGTCAACAACGTCTTGGTGGTGCATGGCATGATGAAAATGCGGGGAAGTGTAGTGTCTGTTCCATGATGAGAGGGGCGCCATGATCCACGTTTTTCCAATCTTGAAGCCTGGGAAAAGCATGTGAAATTCCATTTTACATGGACTTTTACACATGACATGTCTCTGGTACCTGATGTCTTTTGACAATTTGACATTTGACATTTGGCACACTGCGGGGGAAGGCTTCaatggggaaaagaagggggtgttCGAGAACGCCtcccgtggtggtgggtgtaGTGGTACGATGTTTCTTTGCTGTGGTCACAGTGCAGTGTGTACAAATGGGCggtgttttgtttgggaGTTTCAAAAGGGGGTTGCCTTTTGCATTGATGAGGACTCGTGATAAAGAGATTCCATATCTTGTGATGGGGACGTAGTTGTGATGAGGACAGGGGGACGTGTGAGTTGGTTTAACGGCTCgtaggtaggcaggtaggtaggtctCCGCTTTATCCCGGTATATTCTCATTGTGTTTTTCGAACTTCAGATGGTTGTCGGTCTGCTGCTAAGCAGGCTGCGTCATGTTTCGTGAAAGTTTTGACATGTGAAGCTCttgtttctttctctctcccacGAAGGGGTGGCTGTCTGCTGCAACTTAGTAATCGTTTCCTTCCTGTCacggggaaagaaaaagaagctttttttttgtttcttcacGGATCCTCCACAAAACCAGTTGCTTTAACTATATCAGGGACTACGTGTCTTTGTGGTGGATTTTAGGTGAACAAAGGAATCAAGCcttggg encodes the following:
- a CDS encoding hypothetical protein (COG:S; EggNog:ENOG503NYUX) — protein: MPQSLEIPVLTVDANVIHKVDTTKPENLFSMWTVFARCRDSVAHGRRLENLSWRLWNRETFCCENGEVLVSSSATSQPRDIQYPRGASDEELPQLSASVDSVADEEAVDLSSEQAPLDIVRPRILRQDSCASSRSRGRERHITSDELEKMVVQIMDGKAPLQPIEYTLPASIEEKPSCPPDSEHSGSTTDESPQTSEHNTPHSLPSEPENTPEEPAMQTIVTRGFSTSPLPACRITSPAASPASHNDAIPLPTEAPAPKFVQPKKQAARFALGGSGSCSSGSDNSYSPEKVEIRKQVPAKSKMFQLGVASSDEDGSLKVPEVLNRAPSVMNAHKKTASFNNEVVTQTFESSAISDSESEYLDESAIDDDEDDWEEDESAEESGKSSMEDKIHFKRVDSTANLTSRRSLLTLALAGNSGLSRAQKYSNIASQSTSAIPRTRAALNGPSVVASPNDSDDAPLMMKNRGPSRAPPMRPITEIPRSQAQPINTMAMGMHHQAAFSPRTTRRNMLATELTESLRRNLLHERSQKTSTANAVLKRRHTSHDVANLKQYPERPYMKKGNETNNRVWDDQVFDKNAFTGYHAQGW